From a region of the Sinorhizobium sp. B11 genome:
- a CDS encoding adenylate/guanylate cyclase domain-containing protein, translating to MMPSLHPMYRGISANFVRGGVTTLENSEHGGVDERNFEKTPTFHLLSRGERAGRWILAKGEGLEYPRLKEFALAGATDHVVSIFEFPKEVALRGFSLALTSDASGGFSDEQLRTVAELIPALGLACYRMAASKTAADILAVYTGARTSARILAGEAQRGKGGSISAAVLLADLRNFTALTDVYEPGEIAGFLDAHFELIGRHVEENSGEILKFMGDSVLAIFPTGSEEGDDPEKACRAALASARNMLKANEALNRERAGRGGPDIGVDVVLHLGEVFYGNIGARGRLDFTVIGRAVNEASRIEKLCGELGQSLLMSETFAAACGVACERLGSFELRGVSRKADVFKPADSIVASARKSSAKASDLA from the coding sequence ATGATGCCATCCCTTCATCCGATGTACCGCGGCATCTCCGCCAATTTCGTGCGAGGCGGGGTAACGACCCTCGAAAATTCCGAGCACGGCGGCGTGGACGAGCGCAACTTCGAGAAAACGCCGACATTTCATCTGCTGAGCCGCGGTGAGAGAGCGGGGCGCTGGATCTTAGCCAAGGGAGAGGGTCTCGAGTACCCGCGGCTCAAGGAATTCGCCCTTGCCGGAGCGACCGATCACGTGGTCAGCATTTTCGAGTTTCCGAAGGAGGTCGCGTTGCGCGGCTTCAGCCTCGCGCTGACCAGCGACGCATCGGGTGGATTTTCCGACGAGCAACTGAGGACGGTCGCAGAGCTTATTCCGGCTCTGGGGCTCGCCTGCTACCGCATGGCCGCATCGAAAACCGCTGCCGATATTCTGGCCGTCTACACGGGCGCCAGGACAAGCGCACGCATCCTTGCGGGCGAGGCTCAGAGAGGCAAGGGCGGATCCATCAGTGCTGCGGTCCTGCTTGCAGATCTCAGGAATTTCACGGCATTGACCGACGTTTATGAGCCGGGCGAAATCGCCGGGTTTCTGGATGCGCATTTCGAGCTGATCGGCAGGCATGTCGAGGAAAATTCCGGGGAGATCCTCAAGTTCATGGGCGACAGCGTGCTGGCGATCTTTCCGACCGGCAGCGAAGAGGGGGATGATCCCGAAAAGGCTTGCCGCGCAGCACTCGCCTCGGCCCGGAACATGCTGAAGGCCAACGAGGCGCTGAACCGAGAGCGGGCAGGCAGGGGTGGCCCCGACATCGGCGTCGACGTCGTCCTGCATCTCGGAGAAGTGTTCTACGGAAATATCGGCGCCCGCGGCAGGCTCGACTTCACCGTGATCGGCAGGGCCGTCAACGAGGCCTCGCGGATCGAGAAACTCTGCGGCGAACTCGGCCAGTCGCTTCTGATGTCGGAAACCTTCGCGGCTGCCTGCGGTGTCGCCTGCGAACGCCTGGGATCGTTCGAGTTGCGCGGCGTTTCGAGGAAGGCCGACGTGTTCAAGCCTGCGGATTCGATTGTGGCATCGGCTCGAAAATCGTCGGCAAAGGCCTCAGATCTCGCCTGA
- a CDS encoding DUF1330 domain-containing protein, translated as MSAYFILEIHPDIEDQTIDDYLACISPDVTFHGGNVRSCGGAVHPVQGERQMNRLIIIEFRTASVAREWHDEVKQAIDDARYHSLRACPAVVVAGRDG; from the coding sequence ATGAGCGCTTATTTCATTCTCGAAATCCATCCCGATATCGAAGATCAGACGATCGATGATTATCTCGCATGCATATCGCCCGACGTGACGTTCCATGGAGGCAATGTGCGATCCTGTGGCGGCGCGGTCCATCCGGTTCAGGGAGAGCGGCAGATGAACAGGCTGATCATCATCGAATTCCGCACTGCCTCGGTCGCCCGTGAATGGCATGACGAGGTGAAGCAGGCGATTGATGATGCCAGGTATCACTCTCTCCGTGCCTGCCCGGCGGTTGTCGTCGCCGGGCGCGATGGCTAG
- a CDS encoding MarR family transcriptional regulator, which translates to MPQKSTGRLARYIPTVQLFSARLVLFHQKMAEKVGLTGTEFKCFRLLEQLGPLSMTALSREVGLKVGTVSGLIDKLEATGFVVRQRDETDKRRLVLVACPEASARASSLYEEHGEAMAALLETYSEAEFNLLLTFLTDIGNVLARTSSTAPEEPLPERTSAP; encoded by the coding sequence TTGCCGCAAAAGTCAACCGGCCGCCTCGCGCGCTACATCCCGACGGTCCAGCTGTTTTCAGCCAGGCTCGTGCTGTTCCATCAGAAGATGGCCGAGAAAGTTGGTCTGACCGGCACCGAATTCAAGTGTTTCCGGCTGCTGGAGCAGCTCGGTCCGCTGTCCATGACGGCCCTGTCGCGCGAGGTCGGGTTGAAGGTCGGAACGGTCAGCGGATTGATCGACAAGCTGGAGGCCACCGGTTTCGTCGTCAGGCAGCGTGATGAGACGGACAAGCGCCGCCTTGTCCTGGTTGCCTGTCCCGAGGCCTCGGCACGCGCCAGCTCGCTCTACGAGGAGCATGGCGAGGCGATGGCCGCACTGCTGGAGACCTACAGCGAGGCCGAGTTCAATCTGCTGCTGACCTTCCTCACCGATATCGGCAATGTCCTCGCCCGGACCTCATCAACAGCACCGGAAGAACCGCTTCCCGAGCGCACCTCCGCCCCTTGA
- a CDS encoding chloride channel protein produces the protein MLSRMHIRRLGPLGTAFDPGRLRALIRHSEMGMVFAGALVGIVSGLAVSAMSYASEEMHSLIFGIDGTTRLSASQIDSKFLLMTAPVAGGMLLGLLLFILAKWRKKPMVDPIEANALHGGRLSLTDSILVAIQNLVSNGFGASVGLEAGYTQLAAGIASKFGLKLQLRRADLRVLVGCGAAGAIAAAFNAPLTGAFYAFELIIGTYTIMSLTPVVVSALVATLVARLLAGSDFIIDVGSFGAVQPADYVPAIALGAFCAGVGILIMQGVSFVEELARKSAIALPFRPALGGIVVGLLALVSPQVLAAGHGALHLNLSHEITIPALIGLFLLKSVASAVSIGSGFRGGLFFASLFMGALLGKLFAYSAPYFADATLTPVIYAVVGMSSLAVAVIGGPLTMTFLALEITGDFPITALVLAAVITSSLVVRTTFGYSFATWRFHLRGESIRSAHDVGWIRNLTVDKLMRSDVKTAKLGITLDAFKEAFPIGSTQRVILVDEGDKYAGLVLVPEIYANPTSAQDEAQNLGDFIRYKNDFLQPQMNAKQAAAIFDKTESEALAVVNNLIERKVIGQLSESHTLRRYSEELDRRRREVSGEI, from the coding sequence ATGCTCTCCCGAATGCACATTCGCCGCCTCGGCCCTCTAGGCACCGCCTTCGATCCGGGGCGCCTGCGCGCGCTTATTCGCCACAGCGAAATGGGCATGGTCTTTGCCGGCGCGCTTGTCGGCATCGTATCGGGGCTTGCGGTCTCAGCCATGAGCTATGCCTCGGAAGAGATGCACAGCCTGATCTTCGGCATAGACGGCACGACGAGGCTCAGCGCCTCGCAGATCGACAGCAAGTTTTTGCTGATGACGGCCCCGGTAGCCGGCGGCATGCTTCTCGGGCTCTTGCTCTTCATTCTCGCCAAATGGCGCAAAAAGCCGATGGTCGACCCGATCGAGGCCAATGCGCTGCATGGCGGCCGCCTGTCGCTGACGGACAGCATCCTTGTCGCGATCCAGAACCTCGTTTCCAATGGCTTCGGCGCATCCGTCGGCCTGGAAGCCGGTTATACGCAGCTTGCGGCCGGCATCGCCTCGAAATTCGGCCTGAAGCTGCAGCTGCGCCGCGCGGACCTGCGTGTGCTCGTCGGCTGCGGCGCAGCCGGCGCCATCGCCGCCGCCTTCAATGCGCCGCTGACCGGCGCCTTCTACGCCTTCGAGCTGATCATCGGCACCTACACCATTATGTCGCTGACGCCTGTCGTGGTCTCAGCACTTGTCGCAACTCTTGTTGCGCGCCTTCTTGCCGGCAGCGATTTCATCATCGATGTCGGCAGTTTCGGCGCTGTACAGCCGGCAGACTACGTGCCGGCCATCGCGCTCGGAGCCTTCTGCGCCGGCGTCGGCATCCTCATCATGCAGGGCGTCTCCTTCGTAGAGGAACTGGCGCGCAAGAGCGCCATCGCACTGCCCTTCCGCCCGGCGCTCGGCGGCATCGTCGTCGGCCTGCTGGCGCTGGTATCGCCGCAGGTGCTGGCCGCTGGCCACGGCGCGCTGCATCTGAACCTCTCCCACGAGATCACGATCCCCGCGCTGATCGGTCTCTTCCTTCTGAAGTCGGTGGCATCCGCCGTCTCCATCGGCTCCGGCTTCAGGGGCGGCCTGTTCTTCGCCTCGCTTTTCATGGGCGCGCTGCTCGGCAAGCTCTTTGCCTATTCCGCCCCCTATTTCGCCGATGCGACGCTGACGCCCGTGATCTATGCCGTGGTCGGCATGAGCTCGCTCGCCGTCGCCGTCATCGGCGGGCCGCTGACCATGACCTTCCTGGCGCTGGAGATCACCGGTGACTTTCCGATCACCGCACTGGTGCTCGCCGCCGTCATCACCTCCTCGCTCGTGGTGCGCACGACCTTCGGCTACTCCTTCGCCACATGGCGCTTTCACTTGCGCGGCGAAAGCATCCGCAGCGCCCATGATGTCGGCTGGATCCGCAATCTCACCGTCGACAAGCTGATGCGTTCAGACGTGAAGACCGCAAAACTCGGAATAACGCTGGACGCATTCAAGGAGGCCTTCCCCATCGGCTCGACGCAGCGTGTCATCCTCGTCGATGAGGGCGACAAATATGCCGGCCTCGTGCTCGTGCCGGAAATCTACGCCAACCCCACCAGCGCGCAGGACGAAGCCCAGAATCTCGGTGATTTCATCCGCTATAAAAACGATTTCCTGCAGCCGCAGATGAATGCCAAACAGGCGGCCGCGATCTTCGACAAGACGGAAAGCGAAGCGCTTGCCGTCGTCAACAACCTCATCGAGCGCAAGGTGATCGGCCAGCTCAGCGAAAGCCACACGCTGCGCCGCTACAGCGAAGAACTCGACCGCCGGCGCCGCGAGGTGTCAGGCGAGATCTGA
- a CDS encoding SDR family oxidoreductase, whose product MTILDRFSLTGQVALVTGGGRGLGFEMARALAEAGAHVIVTGRTATTLEDAVGTIRSSGGTAQAAAFDIVDREAQRALMADIEKIHGRLDILINNVGARDRRPLAEFDDDAIIELLRTDLAAAMTLSRDAAALMKRHNHGRLIAVTSISGHVVMPGDCVYPAAKQGLTGLMRGMAVEFGPYGITSNAIAPGWFATETNAAMAASEELMPFVRQRIPVQRWGRPDEIAGAALFLASGAASFVNGHVLTVDGGMTVRM is encoded by the coding sequence ATGACCATACTGGATAGATTTTCGCTGACGGGCCAGGTGGCGCTCGTAACCGGCGGCGGCCGTGGCCTCGGATTCGAGATGGCGCGCGCACTTGCCGAGGCCGGTGCGCATGTCATCGTCACCGGGCGTACGGCGACGACGCTTGAAGATGCCGTAGGGACGATCCGCAGTAGCGGCGGCACGGCGCAGGCTGCCGCCTTCGACATCGTCGACCGGGAGGCGCAGCGTGCGCTGATGGCCGACATCGAAAAGATCCATGGCCGACTCGATATTCTGATCAACAATGTCGGCGCCCGCGACAGGCGACCGCTGGCTGAATTCGATGACGATGCCATTATCGAGCTGTTGCGCACCGATCTGGCGGCCGCGATGACGCTCTCGCGGGATGCCGCCGCGTTGATGAAGCGGCATAATCATGGCCGCCTGATCGCGGTCACCTCGATCAGCGGCCATGTCGTCATGCCCGGCGATTGCGTCTATCCGGCGGCCAAGCAGGGCCTGACCGGCCTGATGCGCGGCATGGCGGTCGAATTCGGCCCATACGGCATCACCAGCAACGCGATTGCACCCGGCTGGTTCGCCACCGAGACGAACGCGGCGATGGCTGCGAGCGAGGAGTTGATGCCCTTCGTGCGCCAGCGCATCCCGGTCCAGCGCTGGGGCCGCCCGGATGAGATCGCTGGTGCCGCGCTGTTTCTTGCGAGCGGCGCCGCCTCCTTCGTCAATGGCCATGTGCTGACCGTGGACGGCGGCATGACCGTCAGGATGTAA